A single genomic interval of Scylla paramamosain isolate STU-SP2022 chromosome 12, ASM3559412v1, whole genome shotgun sequence harbors:
- the LOC135105546 gene encoding dnaJ homolog subfamily C member 10-like isoform X2, giving the protein MGSASPECTVQKGEWWRRRRISSSLAYTAVNTRVARGAGTVYGDYLALPIRAGACSVNFEFWEDLKLFAKMFGRILVLSLLCVALADDFYELLGVPRNADVKDIRKKFKEKALLHHPDKNKDDPEAHEKFVRINRAYEVLKDEDLRKVYDLHGEKGLDGGSSGHQYHSWSYYRDNFGIYDDDPEIITLNKADFEQSVTGSSDIWFINFYHPMCSHCHTLAPVWRKVARELEGVVRIGAVNCDDDYHLCSSQGIRSYPTLVSYPGNVQYKEDKSKRLLVNYMLRQVKTKAVLLTQAGLQDTLAKKQHADKPWIVMFYETMDEKEESWALQTKLSAIFDGLVSVGFAECYKEEDFCTKLGLHSGVMFFDTGKISEQGTKIQSLDAQEISREVLGFLPEMKLLDDETFKEIREKLDSHEENVSWLIQFSGDNDDDAFEIRKLPALVPSLNLGRIKCSQMKKHCDDLYIGKTPSFMLLKPGGGYEVHHGRQLAHDIAVFAREGASATNFQILTPQKFPKVLNDGSTWFVDFYAPWCPPCMKLLPEFRKASKLVDSPIKFGSIDCTLHQDLCSKFNIHQYPTTILYNQSVPHEYLGYHSAADIVAFVTDTLNPVVVELDIEKFDKFVGNKPRGEVWVVDYFAGWCGPCRAMAPAYRKFARMMIDHPLVHVATIDCAVYDGLCREQGINSYPSIMLYKASSYGTRAPIKYQWQSRSADAFRQWTYTHLPSIVDELDAEKFESLLHSSQPWIVDFFAPWCSHCHAFAPDFEDIAKALDGVVMAGKLNCDLYRRVCQSAGVNAYPTVYLYRGSQSHHRQNARGLEFPSLAKQDIINTVPRWLPKNKIRDEL; this is encoded by the exons TTTTGGGAGGATCTGAAGTTGTTTGCAAAGATGTTTGGAAGGATACTTGTTCTTAGTCTGCTCTGTGTGGCACTTGCTGACGACTTCTATGAGCTGCTGGGTGTTCCAAGAAATGCTGATGTTaaagatataagaaagaaatttaaagaaaaagcCCTTTTGCATCATCCAGACAAAAACAAg GATGACCCTGAGGCACATGAAAAATTTGTACGAATCAACCGTGCTTATGAGGTTCTCAAGGATGAGGATCTGAGGAAAGTGTATGACCTCCATGGTGAAAAAGGTCTGGATGGAGGAAG CTCAGGGCACCAGTATCACTCTTGGAGTTACTACCGGGACAACTTTGGTATCTACGATGATGACCCAGAGATCATCACTCTTAATAAAGCAGATTTTG AACAAAGTGTGACAGGATCTTCAGACATCTGGTTCATTAATTTCTACCATCCCATGTGTTCCCACTGCCACACCTTGGCTCCTGTGTGGCGGAAGGTGGCTCGGGAGTTAGAGGGAGTGGTCAGGATTGGTGCTGTGAACTGTGATGATGACTACCACTTGTGCTCCTCGCAGGGCATTCGCTCATATCCAACACTTGTGTCCTATCCAGGA AATGTTCAATACAAGGAAGACAAGAGCAAGAGGCTGCTAGTGAACTACATGCTGCGGCAGGTGAAGACAAAGGCGGTGCTCCTCACCCAAGCAGGCTTGCAGGATACACTAGCAAAGAAGCAGCATGCTGACAAACCCTGGATTGTGATGTTCTATGAGACaatggatgaaaaagaagagtcCTGGGCACTACAGACTAAACTTAGTGCAATATTT gATGGCTTGGTCAGTGTAGGCTTTGCAGAATGCTACAAAGAGGAAGATTTCTGTACAAAGCTTGGCTTACATTCTGGAGTGATGTTCTTTGATACTGGAAAAATATCTGAGCAAGGTACCAAGATACAAAGCCTTGATGCTCAAGAAATCTCTAGAGAGGTTCTGGGATTCCTACCTGAAATGAAATTACTTGATGATGAAACTTTCAAG GAAATTCGTGAGAAGCTTGATTCTCatgaagaaaatgtgtcttggCTCATCCAGTTCAGtggtgacaatgatgatgatgcttttGAG ATACGCAAACTGCCAGCGCTGGTCCCCTCATTGAATCTTGGAAGAATTAAGTGTTCACAGATGAAGAAGCATTGTGATGACCTATACATTGGGAAGACTCCATCATTTATGCTTCTCAAACCAGGTGGAGGATATGAAGTTCATCAT GGGAGGCAGCTGGCTCATGACATTGCAGTGTTTGCACGGGAAGGAGCCTCAGCGACAAACTTTCAGATCCTGACACCCCAGAAATTCCCAAAGGTGCTGAATGATGGGTCTACTTGGTTTGTGGACTTTTATGCCCCATGGTGTCCACCATGTATGAAATTACTGCCAGAGTTTCGCAAGGCCAGCAAACTTGTTGACTCACCAATAAAGTTTG GAAGCATTGACTGCACACTACATCAAGACCTATGTAGCAAGTTCAACATTCACCAGTATCCCACCACCATCCTGTACAACCAAAGCGTACCTCATGAGTACTTGGGTTACCACAGTGCTGCAGACATTGTTGCATTTGTGACTGACACCTTAAATCCAGTAG TTGTGGAACTTGACATTGAGAAGTTTGACAAGTTTGTTGGTAATAAACCCCGTGGAGAAGTATGGGTAGTGGATTACTTCGCTGGGTGGTGTGGGCCATGCAGAGCTATGGCCCCTGCTTACAGGAAGTTTGCCCGCATGATGATTGACCATCCACTTGTGCATGTTGCAACTATAGACTGTGCAGTCTATGATGGACTCTGTAGAGAGCAAGGGATTAACAGCTATCCATCCATCATGTTATACAAGGCATCAAGCTATGGAACACGAGCACCTAT TAAGTATCAGTGGCAGTCAAGGAGTGCTGATGCTTTCCGTCAGTGGACCTAcactcatcttccttccatAGTGGATGAACTGGATGCTGAGAAGTTTGAAAGTCTCCTTCACAGCTCCCAGCCTTGGATCGTGGATTTCTTTGCTCCCTGGTGTAGTCACTGTCATGCTTTTGCTCCAGACTTCGAGGATATTGCTAAA gcTTTAGATGGTGTGGTAATGGCAGGGAAGTTGAACTGTGACCTCTACAGGAGGGTATGTCAGTCTGCAGGAGTCAATGCTTACCCAACAGTGTATCTGTACAGAGGGTCACAGTCACATCATCGCCAAAATGCTCGTGGGTTGGAGTTTCCATCCTTAGCCAAGCAAGATATCATAAACACAGTTCCTCGGTGGCTGCCAAAGAATAAAATACGTGATGAATTGTGA
- the LOC135105546 gene encoding dnaJ homolog subfamily C member 10-like isoform X1 — MGSASPECTVQKGEWWRRRRISSSLAYTAVNTRVARGAGTVYGDYLALPIRAGACSVNFEQFWEDLKLFAKMFGRILVLSLLCVALADDFYELLGVPRNADVKDIRKKFKEKALLHHPDKNKDDPEAHEKFVRINRAYEVLKDEDLRKVYDLHGEKGLDGGSSGHQYHSWSYYRDNFGIYDDDPEIITLNKADFEQSVTGSSDIWFINFYHPMCSHCHTLAPVWRKVARELEGVVRIGAVNCDDDYHLCSSQGIRSYPTLVSYPGNVQYKEDKSKRLLVNYMLRQVKTKAVLLTQAGLQDTLAKKQHADKPWIVMFYETMDEKEESWALQTKLSAIFDGLVSVGFAECYKEEDFCTKLGLHSGVMFFDTGKISEQGTKIQSLDAQEISREVLGFLPEMKLLDDETFKEIREKLDSHEENVSWLIQFSGDNDDDAFEIRKLPALVPSLNLGRIKCSQMKKHCDDLYIGKTPSFMLLKPGGGYEVHHGRQLAHDIAVFAREGASATNFQILTPQKFPKVLNDGSTWFVDFYAPWCPPCMKLLPEFRKASKLVDSPIKFGSIDCTLHQDLCSKFNIHQYPTTILYNQSVPHEYLGYHSAADIVAFVTDTLNPVVVELDIEKFDKFVGNKPRGEVWVVDYFAGWCGPCRAMAPAYRKFARMMIDHPLVHVATIDCAVYDGLCREQGINSYPSIMLYKASSYGTRAPIKYQWQSRSADAFRQWTYTHLPSIVDELDAEKFESLLHSSQPWIVDFFAPWCSHCHAFAPDFEDIAKALDGVVMAGKLNCDLYRRVCQSAGVNAYPTVYLYRGSQSHHRQNARGLEFPSLAKQDIINTVPRWLPKNKIRDEL; from the exons CAGTTTTGGGAGGATCTGAAGTTGTTTGCAAAGATGTTTGGAAGGATACTTGTTCTTAGTCTGCTCTGTGTGGCACTTGCTGACGACTTCTATGAGCTGCTGGGTGTTCCAAGAAATGCTGATGTTaaagatataagaaagaaatttaaagaaaaagcCCTTTTGCATCATCCAGACAAAAACAAg GATGACCCTGAGGCACATGAAAAATTTGTACGAATCAACCGTGCTTATGAGGTTCTCAAGGATGAGGATCTGAGGAAAGTGTATGACCTCCATGGTGAAAAAGGTCTGGATGGAGGAAG CTCAGGGCACCAGTATCACTCTTGGAGTTACTACCGGGACAACTTTGGTATCTACGATGATGACCCAGAGATCATCACTCTTAATAAAGCAGATTTTG AACAAAGTGTGACAGGATCTTCAGACATCTGGTTCATTAATTTCTACCATCCCATGTGTTCCCACTGCCACACCTTGGCTCCTGTGTGGCGGAAGGTGGCTCGGGAGTTAGAGGGAGTGGTCAGGATTGGTGCTGTGAACTGTGATGATGACTACCACTTGTGCTCCTCGCAGGGCATTCGCTCATATCCAACACTTGTGTCCTATCCAGGA AATGTTCAATACAAGGAAGACAAGAGCAAGAGGCTGCTAGTGAACTACATGCTGCGGCAGGTGAAGACAAAGGCGGTGCTCCTCACCCAAGCAGGCTTGCAGGATACACTAGCAAAGAAGCAGCATGCTGACAAACCCTGGATTGTGATGTTCTATGAGACaatggatgaaaaagaagagtcCTGGGCACTACAGACTAAACTTAGTGCAATATTT gATGGCTTGGTCAGTGTAGGCTTTGCAGAATGCTACAAAGAGGAAGATTTCTGTACAAAGCTTGGCTTACATTCTGGAGTGATGTTCTTTGATACTGGAAAAATATCTGAGCAAGGTACCAAGATACAAAGCCTTGATGCTCAAGAAATCTCTAGAGAGGTTCTGGGATTCCTACCTGAAATGAAATTACTTGATGATGAAACTTTCAAG GAAATTCGTGAGAAGCTTGATTCTCatgaagaaaatgtgtcttggCTCATCCAGTTCAGtggtgacaatgatgatgatgcttttGAG ATACGCAAACTGCCAGCGCTGGTCCCCTCATTGAATCTTGGAAGAATTAAGTGTTCACAGATGAAGAAGCATTGTGATGACCTATACATTGGGAAGACTCCATCATTTATGCTTCTCAAACCAGGTGGAGGATATGAAGTTCATCAT GGGAGGCAGCTGGCTCATGACATTGCAGTGTTTGCACGGGAAGGAGCCTCAGCGACAAACTTTCAGATCCTGACACCCCAGAAATTCCCAAAGGTGCTGAATGATGGGTCTACTTGGTTTGTGGACTTTTATGCCCCATGGTGTCCACCATGTATGAAATTACTGCCAGAGTTTCGCAAGGCCAGCAAACTTGTTGACTCACCAATAAAGTTTG GAAGCATTGACTGCACACTACATCAAGACCTATGTAGCAAGTTCAACATTCACCAGTATCCCACCACCATCCTGTACAACCAAAGCGTACCTCATGAGTACTTGGGTTACCACAGTGCTGCAGACATTGTTGCATTTGTGACTGACACCTTAAATCCAGTAG TTGTGGAACTTGACATTGAGAAGTTTGACAAGTTTGTTGGTAATAAACCCCGTGGAGAAGTATGGGTAGTGGATTACTTCGCTGGGTGGTGTGGGCCATGCAGAGCTATGGCCCCTGCTTACAGGAAGTTTGCCCGCATGATGATTGACCATCCACTTGTGCATGTTGCAACTATAGACTGTGCAGTCTATGATGGACTCTGTAGAGAGCAAGGGATTAACAGCTATCCATCCATCATGTTATACAAGGCATCAAGCTATGGAACACGAGCACCTAT TAAGTATCAGTGGCAGTCAAGGAGTGCTGATGCTTTCCGTCAGTGGACCTAcactcatcttccttccatAGTGGATGAACTGGATGCTGAGAAGTTTGAAAGTCTCCTTCACAGCTCCCAGCCTTGGATCGTGGATTTCTTTGCTCCCTGGTGTAGTCACTGTCATGCTTTTGCTCCAGACTTCGAGGATATTGCTAAA gcTTTAGATGGTGTGGTAATGGCAGGGAAGTTGAACTGTGACCTCTACAGGAGGGTATGTCAGTCTGCAGGAGTCAATGCTTACCCAACAGTGTATCTGTACAGAGGGTCACAGTCACATCATCGCCAAAATGCTCGTGGGTTGGAGTTTCCATCCTTAGCCAAGCAAGATATCATAAACACAGTTCCTCGGTGGCTGCCAAAGAATAAAATACGTGATGAATTGTGA